In Candidatus Eisenbacteria bacterium, a genomic segment contains:
- a CDS encoding ABC transporter permease yields the protein MRSRDLLRFSSGALRGHRLRTFLSLLGVAIGVASVIMLTSLGEGARLYVTGEFASLGSNLLIVLPGKTETAGAMPFMGSAPHDLTLEDVKDLRRRIPEIRRIAPVVMGTATAEAPGRSRDATIIGTTHEVLELRKLKMAVGRFLPPGETDAPVCVLGAKIASDLFGNGNPLGETVRIGETRLRVIGTMAPRGTSIGMNFDEVIDIPVETSMRMFDRSTLFRVLVEVAS from the coding sequence ATGAGGTCGCGCGATCTCCTGCGGTTCTCTTCCGGGGCGCTCCGCGGCCACAGGCTGCGGACCTTCCTCTCGCTCCTCGGGGTGGCGATCGGCGTCGCCTCGGTCATCATGCTGACCAGCCTGGGCGAAGGGGCGCGGCTCTACGTCACCGGCGAGTTCGCGTCCCTGGGCTCGAACCTTCTCATCGTCCTTCCGGGCAAGACGGAGACCGCCGGCGCGATGCCCTTCATGGGCAGCGCGCCCCACGACCTCACGCTGGAGGATGTGAAGGATCTGCGGCGACGGATTCCCGAGATCCGCAGGATCGCCCCGGTCGTGATGGGGACGGCGACGGCCGAGGCTCCCGGGCGAAGCAGGGACGCGACGATCATCGGGACCACGCACGAGGTTCTTGAGCTGCGGAAGCTCAAGATGGCCGTCGGCCGCTTCCTTCCCCCCGGCGAGACCGACGCGCCCGTCTGCGTCCTCGGCGCGAAGATCGCCTCCGACCTCTTCGGCAACGGCAATCCGCTGGGGGAAACGGTGAGGATCGGCGAGACGCGCCTGCGCGTGATCGGGACGATGGCCCCGCGAGGGACTTCGATCGGAATGAACTTCGACGAGGTGATCGATATCCCCGTCGAGACCTCGATGCGGATGTTCGACAGGAGCACGCTCTTCAGGGTCCTCGTGGAGGTGGCCTC
- a CDS encoding ABC transporter ATP-binding protein, with the protein MILLSGVSRTFEVGGRPVRALRGIDLEIEAGEYVSIMGPSGSGKSTLLNILGCLDRPTDGSYRLDGQETSRLSEDELSIVRRHKIGFIFQFFHLVPRLSAAENVELPMIFAGIDPGLRRERISVSLASVGLTDRAHHRPDQLSGGERQRVAMARAMVMQPAILLADEPTGNLDSASGGEVVALLETMNRERGLTLVVVTHDPGIGGRAGRRIRLADGALVEDKRAEASPTSGSR; encoded by the coding sequence GTGATCCTCCTCTCCGGAGTCTCGAGAACCTTCGAGGTGGGCGGCCGCCCGGTGCGCGCACTGAGGGGAATCGACCTCGAGATCGAGGCGGGCGAGTACGTCTCGATCATGGGACCGTCGGGATCGGGGAAATCGACGCTGCTCAACATCCTCGGCTGTCTCGATCGCCCGACGGACGGCTCCTACCGGCTCGACGGGCAGGAGACCTCTCGTCTTTCGGAGGATGAGCTCTCGATCGTGCGGCGCCACAAGATCGGCTTCATCTTCCAGTTCTTCCACCTGGTGCCGAGGCTCAGCGCGGCCGAGAACGTGGAGCTGCCGATGATCTTCGCCGGCATCGATCCGGGGCTGCGCAGAGAGCGAATCTCGGTCTCCCTTGCATCCGTCGGCCTGACCGACCGCGCGCACCATCGTCCCGATCAGCTCTCGGGCGGCGAGCGCCAGCGGGTCGCGATGGCCCGGGCCATGGTGATGCAGCCGGCCATCCTCCTGGCGGACGAGCCGACCGGGAATCTCGACTCCGCATCCGGCGGAGAGGTCGTCGCCCTCCTCGAGACGATGAACCGGGAGAGGGGGCTCACGCTCGTCGTCGTCACGCACGATCCGGGCATCGGCGGACGCGCGGGGCGCAGGATCCGCCTGGCCGACGGCGCGCTGGTCGAGGACAAGCGCGCCGAGGCCTCGCCAACATCGGGGAGCCGATAG